The Antennarius striatus isolate MH-2024 chromosome 8, ASM4005453v1, whole genome shotgun sequence nucleotide sequence GACACGTTACGCCTTGGAGCCAATCTGCTTATAGAGAACCATAGAAACCACCATAGCAGCAATCTGCGAAGACAAGACACGTCAAATGATGTTAGTCCACCACAGAAAATGTGGGAATATTAGACACAAAAAACTTCATAACTAGTCTACAgaacaagaataaaaataagaacaagaatgggcggcacagtgggtagcgctgtcccacgaaagagaaagaagcaaataagatgatgaaagaataataatagtagtaataatgaatattattattattattattgttgttgctgttgttgtttttgttgttattactactacagtgatccctcgttactcacggttaatgcattccaggagccaccccaaaaaacaaaatcgcaaagaactttttcttttattatttacagtaatgtaaacgttgacgaaccctccccatactgatattaaaccaccttaccttttcccacactgtttAAAGTGAGACACatggaatgcagcgcacttctggatgcctaTACGCGCTTGACTGATGATTTAGATAGTCAAGGAAATACTTTTGGCATTCTGGCATAAGTCTACAAtgagtattattatttttactttgtcaCCATATTCATTATGACTAGGCAATATGGGATTAAATGAATTACAATTTTCTCAATATTTTGTTTCGCCACTTCTCTCAATGACATGGTTTTACTAACCTCAAGAGCAGCGATTCCCAGAGCGACACCTGCAATGATGACAGAGTTTTCCTCTATAAGCTGCACCAGCTTGTCCAGACAGCCGTCTACATtctggaagggaaaaaaaaaaaaaagagcagcttTCAGCAGCGATAAGGAGTCATCACAATTAATGGTTCTGATGAAACGTCAtcaaatatataaatttgtCTCCTACCGAATATTGTGCTTCTCCTTCATTGCATTCACCCATGGGGACGTTTTCAAGGCAACATGTTTGTGGGAAAACATCTCCTCCGCTTGTGTTGTGATAAGGGGAGTCGTAAAAATCTGTGTAGTTTTTGACTCCGCAGCAGTGAAACTAGAATGAATTCATAGCGAGTGTCAATCCCAAGTATTCTCATCAACGCAGCTtgagaatgaaaataaccactcccccccgcccccccacataCATTGACATCACCATGACATTTGGCTATAGAGGGCATCATCATaggttttttcttttgctttcaaagtaaaattcaGTCCTACTCTGAAATTCTTTCCAATCAAGGTTTACGTGTGATCAGTAGTGAACCTTACACGAGgcttaaaaataacaatacagaACCTCAAAGCCAATCTGCTTTTTGAGATTTTGTGTACCTTGCTGTACTTTATCTACGAAAATGATGCTGTGATATTCTTGATTTAAAAGAGATGCAAGATAATGCAAATAAACACACTCAAATACTTTATAGCATTGGCAtaggtttaaaatattttttttaaccataaaGGTGTGTATGTCTTAAGGCTGAAATCttttatcaaaaacaaaagagTCAGTTACCGTACCTCCTCCATGGTCTTATTCCAGAGCACTGACACATCGTCATCCTTCCCGTACTTAAGTCTGATGGTGTCTTTGAGTTCCTTTTCTACAGTCTTAAGAAGCTCATCAGTCTGGAAATCAGTGCATTgggttcatttttttttttttttttcaatattctcACCAAATATCATGACAAATCCTCACACAGTAGACTTCGCACATCCTTACCAAATCCTGGAAGGCGAGCAGCACCACAGCTCCGGCAACTTCAATGAGGAAGATAATCAGCACGATGCTGAAGAACTGAAAGGGGAGAGAATGATGAATGACACAGAGAAACTGTCATTGTACCCATAAATTCAAGCCTTGTTAATATAAAGCCAAGCAGGTCTGGATCAATAATATTTAAGCAGGTTTATAGGAAGGCATTAAACTCTGTAGGGATCAAACCTGAGAATTAAATGTTATAATATTTTAAAGCTTGAACTCAGAGCTGCTTTGTTCAAACTAGACTCACATCAGAGGTTatcaacaaacattttaatcttTCAGTGAAAAGATTTTATAGACAAAAATGAAATCCTGACTCTGAATATTTAGTTAAATGGAGCGAAATGTGAATATCAGCTCTAAAATATTGTGACAAAACAAGATACGATATTCCATCTCCGCATCAATTCACTAATGGAACGCATCTCACCGTCAGCAACATGCATTTGCTCTCCTTGATAGCTCCACAGCAGCCCAGGAAGCCGATGACCAACAGCACAGCTCCCACACCGATGAGCAGATAGCTGACGTTGACCAGAAGAGACAACTCGGACGGCGCGCCGTCCACATTATCCAACAGACCCATCAGAGAACCACTATCCACCTTCACCCAAATGCCCACACCCAGGATGGCGACACCTGCCAGCTGCATGAGGGGTGAGGACAGGACGGAGATATGAAGGGTTCAGCCGGAGTTCAGTTTGGTAACCATTTCAGACATTCACTCTCTTgagcagtaacaaaaaaaaaaaaaaaaaaaagataaccaATACCAGGTAGGGTTCCCCAGGAAAAGGtttcttttatattattttttaaacaagagTAAGCTTTTGGAGCATTTTGAGAGTATAGAAATAACAAGAAATACAATGTTTTCCTCAGAGAGGGGTGACTGGAAAGCAACTGATTTAAGCTGATCCATGTCAGATCAACACATCAAAGTGTACTTCATTCTGATCTCTagacaaagaaaacattattgtttaattcaaaataaaacacctttttttatttgggtttttatttAGGTTTTATTTCCACTCCCTTTAAGCAAAGGAGACTTCTTTTTCCTTCAACATAGCTGACCACTGTGGCTTCATTTAACTATCAAAATCAAAGTCACCAGAAAATGATTTGCGcaaaacaaactacagtattttccgcactataaggcgcactggattataaggcgcaccttcaatgaatggtctatttaaaaaaaaaaatccataaagcgcactggataataaaacacatctgagaactcatctccGATGAATGGTTTAtttgcgccttatagtgcggaaaatactgtatattgtattaTAAAAAGCCTattctgtatgttttacatAATCATAACAGGACCACAGAAACAAAGAATGGAAACAAAGAATGGAGTTTTCTTTATTCCAACTTACAAAGATGGTGCCATTGAAGATAAACATCATCATTTTGAGAAACCCGGTGCAACACATCGTGGCGTCTGTTTTCACCCTTGAAACAAGAGGGAAAGAATGCTTATCAGTTGAGCTGCTGTAAATGAAATTATAGTTGCTCACACTTCCTTCTTTATCCCATAAACAAAGTGGTTAACTGAACAACTTTGCATTTTACCTCTCACTGGAAAGTCAATGGTATTATGGGGATTGCTTCCAAAACCAAGCCAGCAACAGAATGGGTCAAATGGCATTTACTTTAGTTATTCATTAACCAGAGTCAACTGCAAGAAGCAGAAATCTTCTTTTCAATGAAAGCAACCTTTTCATGCTGACGTCATTCAAGTTTCGGTTGATGTGTGGGAATATTTGCATTTATATCCACATTTTAATTTCGCTTTGCTTGGGAAATATTCAAAGCGCACATTTGGGTCACATGACATGTTTAAAGGTTTGCTTTCAAGACTCATGTGGTacaaatggggaaaaaaattccCATAGCACTGAACTTTTACACACTTCAAACTATACACGTCCAATTGTATAAACGGTTTTATGGTACATAACATAATCAATCACAccattaaattataaaacaccCATTTAATAACTGGAAACAATTTGTATTgtgcaattaaaaaataacGGTAGGTCACGGCTGAATGGTTGTAATATTGCTCCAAGTGATCTAATGTCGTCAGATGAGTTCATGAGTGATGATGAAGTCAAGATAGCTTATCAATTTATCAGCAGTCACAAAGCAAGTAGTCCTGAACAGCCATAAAATGCTCTAAAACCTTGTCCTGAACATTGCACAACTTTTTTCCGATCTATTTGTTGTGTCAGTGACACAAGCTCACTTTTATAGTTATTgatcttttttccttccttaTTGCAGCTTGGACAAGAACGTCAGTGGGAACCTGCTTGGCTGCTGTTTCCTTGATTTCAAGAGACAATAAAAGGCTTCCATTACACCAGCAAGATCACATGCTGTTTATTTGAACACATTTAACGGAAGCCTTGACACAGCAAAACGGGACAAATACAGTTTTTCTACAAGTGACGACGTCAGAGAAAACAATTTATGGAAATGTAGCAATCAGatgtgttggtttcctgttttttccctTCTATCAGATAGGACTTTGTTGCCTCTTTTATTCTATTCATAGTTTTAAATACGCAAAAATCACTTAGCAATGTTCATCAGTTAAAGACTTGCCACCTTAGATGGTGAACCTTCTATGGAGGAAACAGGTGAATGTCATTTATCAAACATAAGTTGTGTATGGCGTTCATTATCCCTTTGATAATTTTGTTTACTTCTcacttaaaaacataaaaagtaaaaaaggtcAAGTAGATGTTTATCGATAAATCAATTGATTAAAGGTGAGAAAGAGTATGAGGCCGCTACCTGTTACTGCAGTGAAGTCTGTCCGTCCACAGAGGTCTGATCAATCAGGAGTGTCTGCTCCGCAAGGCTGTCACATGCTCCCTTTATCTTCTctcttgttcacacacacacacacacacacacacactcacacacacacacacacacacaaggataGTTCATGCCTCACACGtcatttactttacgtttttcGGTAAGTTATATTTCCTGGTGACCAAAGTccatttaaaaatagaacagaCTGTTTTATGACCAGGTTTGTTTTTAACCAGATCTTGGTCAAAATGATATCAATTCTCATTGAACAGGAAAACCAACCACACATTTTCCGAAAGACAACAAGAATTAAGGAATTCAATAatttaatgatgaaaataatcaaTCTGTGTCATTTTCTGATCAATGGAAAGACATTTTAGAGATAAAATGTTGTAACGGATCAACTCTGTAGAAACTATGGAAGAActcttatccatccatcaattcacCTTCTGCCAGAActtgtcataaaaataaaagtagaaatAGCATAAATTCATTTGCACACAGGAAACCCAACAGATACTATGTAACCTATAGATTCATATATATTAATCCCAACAATATGCATTTGAAAAAGGGGAAAACACTGAACTAACATTATtcatttaaatagaaaaaaagggACCAAAATATATCAATTAAAGCAAATAAGAATATCCCTCCACTTAACAGTCATAAGAATTCTGGAAAATACATAAAACTGAAATGACACTTCACCATTCTGGTAGGTTTGACTTTGTATTTACTAGATAAACCCTCTCCCCCCCGAAGGGTCACATGTTCGCGGGATACACAGTTTTTGGTCAGTGATGAATTTCCATCTAAcaaccacaagggggcagcatGACTTTAGTAAAATCACAATGATCACATGCTGATCTGGGATTACTATTCACTCACATCCACACTTCCAACAGGTGCTGCTCATCCCGTACATGAGGAATAACAGAGCAGAGGAGTTTGgcaaaataataagaaataaaaaaaaacaaaaaaaacagcagctgctCAGTGAAGCTCTTTGGCACCTCAGTATAACAGTCACATTCAAATTAGGATAAAGATTCACCGACAAGTTgggaaataaatcaaacaaacaaacaaaaaaaaaggaagccaaGTAACCGTTTTAGTATTGCATTAACATATTGTACGTTCGCAATGACGGATCTCTGATGACTCAGTGTCCATGATTGCATGCGTGTGTCAAAAGCCGCTCGCTTTCTTTCAATTTCCATTGCCAGGTATCAGCATGCACAGCCGCCCTGGCTGCCGCCGGGTGTATCCTTCAGGTTGGCTCCCTTGCTTTTGGCTGACAGGCCGGTGTCACCATTGGGACTTTCGTTCATCCTCTCGCAGATGGCTTCCACCAGTTTGTCAAAAACCTGCTTCACGTTGATGTTGTCTTTGGCACTGGCCTCAAAGAACTGAAAGCCTGTAGAGGGCAGAGTTAAAAGAAACTAATATTATGAAGTAATGTTGGATCTATGTTCGCTTTTTGAACAAGCAataaaaaattgtgtgtgtgagtgtgctgaCCGAGCTCTGTTGCCAGTTTTTGGGCATCTTCAGTGGggacctctctctcctcttccaaGTCCAGCTTGTTGCCCACCAGAGCTACTTCTGCGTTACCCCATGAGTATGTCCTGATCTGGGTCGCCCTGAGAAACACCAAcacaatatttttcatgaaactGCAGCTACATcctatatactttaatgatacTACCTGTCATGGATGTATAGATGTATTGATGGT carries:
- the LOC137600385 gene encoding tetraspanin-1-like translates to MCCTGFLKMMMFIFNGTIFLAGVAILGVGIWVKVDSGSLMGLLDNVDGAPSELSLLVNVSYLLIGVGAVLLVIGFLGCCGAIKESKCMLLTFFSIVLIIFLIEVAGAVVLLAFQDLTDELLKTVEKELKDTIRLKYGKDDDVSVLWNKTMEEFHCCGVKNYTDFYDSPYHNTSGGDVFPQTCCLENVPMGECNEGEAQYSNVDGCLDKLVQLIEENSVIIAGVALGIAALEIAAMVVSMVLYKQIGSKA